A single window of Cryptococcus neoformans var. neoformans JEC21 chromosome 3 sequence DNA harbors:
- a CDS encoding expressed protein yields the protein MSNYERHCAACLKSHGAKILLQQDPSGFWACPRCGLVDESTTSARALVDFNEHGIQVDDDVRETKNPRWSDWREAKFEEHVNDLLNLYLGMPDVRTGILGLSGESIRTTSRKWLDRILEAERMYYQQKLGHRKAGPKTKFRVLIAIKMALDESALIVINNRLKSEGLSMKTREFSGSARGDERLPILSIPQISERVSKYPVGSFGHIDHESYLLVLYRRFTRLLRNTPTPLEATLMYTSEILQRLRNIMDTPHAERGPLFLTKPQVGKTHREWGEEEFQFFENLDWAKILPQAFHLYQLQECVCLWGARSSPNVAIALTLWAIQAVKKEIVPSFSLLMEELAAPYGQQKWVAQERFKEMRNLLVAWSTSIIDAGLTFPLLPLPPKGVIGDGVAGYGSDHRRGIPEMDMAVAVLPILSDNWRRILKARFRTRRDIMPLSDEVYLARKMFVLRCEAYATLLNPKDNIPPHLRAPAQGRGAGRANPAIKKFKAYAEQARKEIDTFEPLIRVRIDPIVGSLETPDNAHSPNPQGIANQREQSLSVQALSVESANSRDGEVNEDQFTTLIEPSPSKSGDVQRAIASPINELEMERDQPAPQTDDRSTTLALATSRQSIPASRGQSVSSSSSATGRLQRVYPAPLLRPSPPPNIYTASPTPLIKVPDPRTASSRMPFSLADSSARQNNQTDASDDAHVGILIRERDEYIKFRYSTYLETGHVVSPACEAFMWQWLHRQVDNHSMPTIITAEYLSSIGIKGDPRQIDLGLWIESKKGVWSPVECLLRAGIKPNEIPQQHVPHSLLHLKFLLNNYLEYQSGTGVLAPVGEGIDDDQLEEELDLLFDKDGGDSFGTIFLSPSEVEKRKKEYKKMGIFDDEEDMDAWRSGHVMRSVQATSYLEGQEEEQSTDEDYFAPIPIPSPSRSGSPRLHSPVHEVEDQRHVVRQDIERIRSAATRKNKDELEALLKSLGEGEDLDAEAEKYEALLGGIVVNEADMGLGFDEEDEHDEEDDWGKKKGKGKGKDVSNTASKRKKLDDEKSRKDKKRKTA from the exons GTGACTGGAGGGAAGCGAAGTTCGAG GAACACGTCAACGACCTTTTAAATCTCTATCTAGGAATGCCAGATGTTCGTACTGGCATCCTTGGGCTTTCAGGGGAGAGTATTCGTACGACTAGCAGAAAGTGGTTGGACCGTATTCTCGAAGCGGAGCGAATGTACTATCAGCAAAAGCTTGGACATCGAAAGGCTGGCCCAAAGACTAAATTCAGGGTTTTGATAGCGATCAAGATGGCTCTGGATGAAAGTGCTTTAATTGTCATCAACAATAGATTAAAATCGGAAGGGTTAAGTATGAAGACAAGGGAATTCTCTGGGTCTGCGAGAGGCGATGAAAGGTTGCCCATTTTGAGCATTCCACAAATTTCT GAAAGAGTCAGTAAATACCCTGTTGGAAGTTTTGGTCATATCGATCATGAGAGCTACCTCCTCGTACTCTATCGCCGCTTCACCCGGCTTTTACGCAATACCCCTACACCTCTTGAAGCCACTCTCATGTACACCTCTGAGATCCTGCAGCGTCTTCGAAACATCATGGATACACCTCATGCGGAAAGGGGCCCCCTTTTTCTGACCAAGCCTCAGGTAGGAAAGACCCACCGTGAgtggggagaagaggaatttCAATTCTTTGAAAACCTGGATTGGGCGAAAATTCTTCCCCAGGCCTTCCATCTATACCAACTTCAAGAATGCGTCTGTCTTTGGGGTGCTCGTTCGTCTCCGAATGTGGCTATAGCTTTGACTTTATGGGCCATTCAAGCTGTGAAAAAAGAGATcgtcccttccttctccctcctaATGGAAGAATTGGCAGCTCCTTACGGCCAACAGAAATGGGTAGCTCAAGAGCGTTTCAAGGAAATGCGTAACCTTTTGGTTGCCTGGTCAACCTCTATCATAGACGCTGGCCTAAcattccctctccttcctcttccccctaAAGGTGTTATTGGGGATGGTGTAGCAGGTTATGGCAGTGATCATCGCAGAGGAATCCCAGAAATGGACATGGCCGTCGCCGTTCTTCCGATCCTATCTGATAATTGGCGCCGTATACTCAAAGCCCGTTTCAGGACGAGGCGCGATATTATGCCGCTGAGCGATGAGGTGTATCTAGCGCGCAAAATGTTTGTTTTGCGGTGTGAGGCATATGCCACTTTGCTCAATCCGAAGGATAATATACCTCCTCATCTACGGGCACCTGCTCAAGGGCGCGGCGCAGGAAGAGCGAACCCGGCTATTAAAAAGTTCAAGGCGTATGCAGAGCAAGCGCGAAAGGAAATTGACACTTTTGAGCCGCTTATTCGAGTTCGCATAGACCCCATTGTTGGATCACTTGAGACACCGGACAATGCCCACTCGCCGAACCCTCAAGGCATCGCTAATCAACGGGAGCAATCATTGTCAGTACAGGCTCTCTCAGTTGAGAGTGCTAACTCGCGGGACGGAGAAGTAAACGAAGATCAGTTTACAACTCTGATAGAGCCTTCTCCTTCGAAAAGCGGAGATGTTCAGCGTGCGATTGCATCCCCTATAAATGAGCTtgaaatggaaagagatcaACCTGCACCCCAAACGGATGATCGATCCACAACCCTTGCTCTAGCAACCTCACGCCAATCCATTCCTGCCTCTCGCGGTCAGTCTGTCAGCTCCAGTTCCTCCGCCACAGGACGGCTGCAGCGTGTTTACCCTGCACCACTTCTccgtccttctccgccACCTAATATATATACTGCTTCTCCTACTCCTCTCATCAAAGTCCCTGATCCTCGAACCGCTTCGTCTCGTATGCCGTTCTCACTGGCAGATTCATCAGCGAGACAAAACAATCAAACCGATGCGTCTGATGACGCTCATGTTGGCATACTAATCCGAGAGCGAGATGAGTATATCAAATTCCGATATTCTACGTACTTAGAAACAGGCCATGTGGTCAGCCCGGCCTGCGAAGCTTTCATGTGGCAATGGTTGCATCGACAGGTTGACAATCACTCTATGCCGACTATTATAACAGCCGAATACCTTTCATCTATTGGGATCAAGGGCGATCCTAGACAAATTGATTTAGGACTATGGATAGAGTCTAAGAAGGGCGTTTGGTCCCCTGTTGAGTGCCTTCTTCGAGCTGGCATCAAGCCCAATGAAATCCCTCAACAACATGTGCCCCACTCTCTACTCCACCTTAAATTCCTTTTAAATAATTATCTCGAATATCAATCGGGGACGGGGGTGTTAGCCCCTGTTGGCGAAGGAATTGACGATGATcagctggaagaggaattggACCTATTATTCGATAAAGATGGGGGTGATTCTTTTGGAACTATCTTCCTGAGCCCGTCAGAGGTcgaaaagaggaaaaaagagtACAAAAAGATGGGAATatttgacgatgaggaagatatGGATGCTTGGCGAAGTGGTCACGTCATGAGGTCGGTGCAAGCAACAAGTTACCTCGAAGgacaggaggaagagcagtCCACGGACGAAGATTACTTTGCCCCAatccccatcccctccccctcccgcTCGGGGTCACCTCGACTACATTCTCCGGTACATGAAGTAGAAGATCAGCGCCATGTTGTTCGACAAGACATTGAACGTATCAGGTCAGCCGCGACACGTAAGAACAAAGACGAACTTGAAGCGCTGTTGAAATCCCTaggagaaggcgaagaCTTGGATgcagaggcagagaagTATGAGGCATTGCTGGGGGGGATCGTTGTCAACGAGGCCGATATGGGTCTAGggtttgatgaagaggacgagcatgatgaagaggatgattgggggaagaaaaaggggaaagggaaggggaaagacGTATCTAATACGGCTAGTAAGAGAAAAAAGTTAGATGACGAAAAGAGCAGGAAGGATAAGAAGCGCAAGACAGCTTGA
- a CDS encoding rRNA primary transcript binding protein, putative yields the protein MSRLIFLNLPSTLNPDTFRKTLLSPATLKSTTITDTKLVPKRRFAFVGYKDAEEAQKVKEWFDGTYAFGGGKVKVDFVKDEPLKTGDKLNRGEKSKEKRSKEGRDNVQEKQEPNKRLQEFMSVMKGVDPAMASPEASTSTAEGTKKEKSVKGKEKSEEPEEAEADDDDAAWLRRRQAALEGEPSTPQLSADEQLILSTSRLFVRNLAFITTSESLSSHFSTYGRIDECHLPVSQTTGEPLGTAFLQFHNAEDALAAYKALDKTIFQGRLLHVLPGRAKPGQEGAAAGSGVVDGKVLGKRDEGRGEVKSKVDAKRKQESAKGVNWASLYMNSDAVAASVADRMGISKSELLNADSGNSAVKLALAETTVIEETKKYFEEAGIVLESLQPRVPRSQTTILVKNIPYGTSIQSLTDLFAPHGKLTRVLLPPAGTLGVVEFENHMDAGRAFKALAYRRLGNAVLYLEKGPVGMFKSETAPGVGPISTEQKREEEAKALAEKVESLPEQPDPTDEAGSTLFLKGLNFTTTTPHLQTVLSHIPGFSFARVQMKPDPKRPGEKLSMGYGFVGFKTKEAATKALKALEGFEIDGKSLEVKFAQRGAEDDRETKKGGDAEGGKTKSTKVLVKNLPFEATKKDVRELFSAYGQLKSLRLPRKAVPTSTGAQSTRGFAFLEFTTHTEAARAMEALKHTHLLGRHLVLQWANEGEEVDIKGLREKVKGEVRGMEDGGDRKRRKLDFKGGKEDEMDGLEV from the exons AT GTCACGCCTCATATTCCTTAACCTTCCCTCGACGCTCAACCCTGACACCTTTCGGAAGaccctcctctcccctgCTACCCTCAAATCAACGACAATTACCGATACAAAACTTGTTCCAAAGAGACGATTTGCTTTTGTTGGCTACAAGGACGCAGAAGAAGCCCAGAAAGTTAAAGAATGGTTTGATGGGACGTATGCGTTTGGTGGTGGAAAAGTCAAGGTGGACTTTGTAAAGGATGAACCACTCAAGACTGGGGATAAGCTAAATAGAGGCGAAAAGAGCAAAGAGAAGCGTTCAAAGGAGGGCAGGGATAATGTTCAAGAGAAGCAGGAGCCAAACAAGAGACTTCAGGAGTTTATGAGTGTTATGAAGGGCGTTGATCCGGCAATGGCTTCGCCTGAAGCGTCTACCTCTACTGCCGAGGGtaccaagaaggagaagagcgtaaaaggaaaggagaagtcggaagagccagaggaagctgaggcagacgatgacgatgctGCATGGCTTCGACGACGTCAGGCTGCTCTTGAAGGCGAACCATCT ACTCCTCAGCTATCCGCAGATGAAcaactcatcctctccaccagCCGTCTTTTCGTACGAAATCTCGCATTTATTACAACCTCCGAATCTCTCTCATCACATTTCTCGACTTATGGGCGTATAGACGAGTGTCACCTCCCCGTCTCTCAAACGACTGGTGAACCGCTCGGTACAGCCTTCCTTCAGTTCCACAACGCCGAAGACGCACTTGCGGCGTATAAAGCTTTGGATAAAACGATTTTTCAAGGTAGGCTGTTGCATGTCTTGCCTGGAAGGGCAAAGCCGGGACAGGAAGGTGCTGCCGCAGGAAGCGGGGTGGTAGATGGTAAAGTGCTGGGCAAGAGGGACGAGGGAAGAGGCGAAGTCAAAAGCAAAGTGGATGCGAAGAGGAAACAAGAGAGTGCCAAGGGTGTCAACTGGGCTTCGTTGTACATGAAC AGTGACGCCGTTGCCGCCTCTGTTGCCGACCGGATGGGTATCTCCAAATCCGAGCTTCTGAACGCCGACTCTGGCAACTCTGCCGTAAAACTCGCTCTTGCCGAAACCACCGTGATTGAAGAAACCAAGAAATACTTTGAAGAGGCCGGTATCGTGCTTGAATCCCTCCAACCCCGTGTCCCCCGTTCTCAAACGACCATCCTCGTGAAAAACATTCCTTACGGCACTTCTATTCAAAGCTTGACCGACCTTTTTGCCCCGCACGGTAAACTTACGCGGGTACTCTTGCCGCCTGCCGGTACTTTGGGTGTGGTCGAGTTTGAGAATCATATGGACGCTGGCAGAGCTTTCAAAGCGCTCGCATACCGCCGTCTGGGAAACGCAGTGCTCTATCTCGAAAAAGGTCCTGTCGGCATGTTCAAATCTGAAACCGCTCCTGGCGTTGGACCCATAAGCACGGAacaaaagagagaagaagaagccaaagccCTTGCTGAAAAGGTGGAATCCCTTCCGGAACAGCCTGACCCCACGGACGAAGCTGGTTCAACTCTTTTCCTCAAGGGTCTCAACTTTACCACAACCACCCCTCATCTCCAGACTGTACTCTCTCATATTCCCGGTTTCTCTTTCGCGCGTGTACAGATGAAGCCAGATCCCAAACGACCTGGGGAAAAGCTCTCAATGGGTTATGGGTTTGTCGGTTTTAAGACCAAGGAAGCAGCGACTAAGGCGCTCAAGGCTTTGGAAGGATTTGAAATTGATGGGAAGAGTTTAGAAGTTAAGTTTGCTCAACGAGGTGCAGAGGATGATCGGGAGACGAAAAAGGGTGGTGACGCTGAAGGTGGCAAGACGAAAAGTACCAAGGTGCTCGTCAAGAACTTACCGTTCGAAGCTACCAAGAAGGACGTCCGTGAGCTTTTCTCGGCATACGGCCAACTCAAGTCCCTTCGTCTCCCCCGAAAAGCTGTCCCCACCTCGACCGGTGCCCAGTCCACAAGAGGTTTTGCGTTTTTGGAGTTTACCACCCACACGGAAGCCGCGCGAGCGATGGAGGCGCTCAAGCATACGCATTTGTTAGGACGACATTTGGTTTTGCAGTGGGCGAATGAGGGGGAGGAAGTGGATATCAAGGGGTTGAGAGAAAAGGTGAAGGGTGAGGTTAgagggatggaggatggaggggataggaagaggaggaagttggATTTCAAGGGGGGtaaagaggatgagatggatggtTTGGAGGTGTAA
- a CDS encoding ribosomal protein S19, putative, whose protein sequence is MPGVRDISAEAFIKAYSSHLKRSGKLEIPTWVDIVKTGPQKELAPYDPDWFYVRAAAVARHIYLRKHVGVGALAKLHGTKNRRGTRPSHHRDSSTGVQRTVVQSLEKIGVLEAAPDGGRKISQDGMRDLDRIATAVLEAEREEEEEEDEEEEEEEEEADEE, encoded by the exons ATGCCGGGTGTTCGCGACATCAG TGCCGAGGCCTTCATCAAAGCCTACTCTTCCCACCTTAAGCGATCCGGCAAGCTCGAGATCCCCACATGGGTCGACATTGTTAAGACCGGTCCCCAAAAGGAGTTGGCTCCTTACGACCCTGACTGGTTCTACGTGAGGGCTG CTGCCGTCGCTCGACACATCTACCTCAGGAAGCACGTCGGTGTCGGTGCCCTTGCCAAGCTCCACGGTACCAAGAACCGACGAGGCACCCGACCTTCCCACCACCGTGACTCCTCCACTGGTGTTCAGAGGACCGTTGTCCAGTCtcttgagaagattggTGTGCTTGAGGCTGCCCCTGACGGAGGCAGGAAGATCAGCCAGGACGGAAT GCGAGACCTCGACCGAATCGCCACTGCCGTTCTTGAGGCCGagcgagaggaggaggaagaggaggacgaggaagaggaggaggaggaggaggaggctgaCGAGGAGTAA